The Podospora pseudopauciseta strain CBS 411.78 chromosome 7 map unlocalized CBS411.78m_7.2, whole genome shotgun sequence genome contains a region encoding:
- a CDS encoding uncharacterized protein (EggNog:ENOG503PBK2) yields MTDATSASPPPLPLSSNAHEDKSSTVIGAIIFCLVWSTVMVGMRLWTRGKMIKQLGIDDYACILGLLTTCGSAIAIGHMTTFGLGRHISVMKQNDIPLYLRDFYVSIVMYCCALLFLKLTFLFQYYRVLAVQHMRIVYLVAIFIVGGWALSQILVGIFICTPIRAFWLGVPDIEGATCIPNIPQWYINAAGNIVTDVAVFALPLPAMWKLKLAKGQKYVLIGIFSLGFFTVIISMIRIKYLQLHEDFPWENVTSSLWSVGELTSAITCACLPTLRPFLATYFPRLASAIGGSRAHPTGAMSAGVAVDGTGRIRTVDPETGVYYVGRGQHSRARSGANKGAAVTVEYSDGTGSEVELSPQQTKVSLFEAHVIYKSESLDGVSTVSRDIR; encoded by the exons ATGACAGACGCAACATCAGCCAGTCCGCCACCACTACCGCTCTCGTCCAACGCCCACGAAGACAAATCCTCTACGGTGATTGGGGCTATCATCTTCTGTTTGGTATGGTCAACTGTAATGGTAGGCATGCGCCTGTGGACGCGGGGCAAGATGATCAAGCAGCTTGGAATAGATGACTACGCCTGCATCCTAGGCTTG CTCACGACATGTGGATCAGCCATCGCCATCGGCCACATGACAACCTTTGGTCTGGGAAGGCACATCTCGGTCATGAAACAGAACGATATTCCCCTGTACCTTCGAGACTTTTACGTTTCCATCGTGATGTACTGCTgcgccctcctcttcctcaagcTCACGTTTCTCTTCCAATACTACCGCGTTCTGGCTGTCCAGCATATGCGCATCGTTTATCTCGTCGCCATTTTCATCGTCGGGGGCTGGGCCCTCTCCCAAATCCTGGTGGGCATCTTCATCTGCACTCCCATCCGCGCGTTTTGGCTCGGGGTGCCCGATATCGAAGGTGCCACGTGTATTCCAAACATACCTCAATGGTACATCAATGCCGCGGGCAATATCGTGACGGATGTGGCTGTTTTTGCGCTGCCTTTGCCGGCTATGTGGAAGTTGAAGCTGGCCAAAGGTCAGAAGTATGTGCTGATTGGCATTTTCAGCTTGGGGTTCTT CACCGTCATCATCTCCATGATCCGGATCAAATATCTTCAACTGCACGAAGACTTCCCCTGGGAAAACGTCACGTCCTCCCTCTGGTCCGTTGGCGAGCTGACCTCGGCTATCACTTGCGCCTGCCTGCCTACCCTCCGCCCCTTCTTGGCGACCTACTTCCCCAGATTGGCATCGGCCATTGGTGGTAGCAGGGCTCATCCCACGGGCGCTATGAGTGCCggcgttgctgttgatggaACCGGCCGCATCCGAACAGTGGATCCCGAAACGGGCGTTTACTACGTCGGCAGAGGACAGCACTCGCGCGCCCGCAGTGGCGCGAACAAAGGTGCGGCGGTAACGGTCGAGTATTCTGACGGGACCGGTAGTGAGGTTGAGCTGTCGCCACAGCAGACGAAGGTCAGCCTATTCGAGGCTCATGTGATCTACAAGTCGGAAAGTCTAGATGGGGTCAGTACTGTCAGTAGGGACATTCGATGA
- a CDS encoding uncharacterized protein (EggNog:ENOG503NVJQ; COG:B), translated as MSETQDSPGPNLEDLTPEEANRIIHSHRKVRYGTACWPCRQRKVKCDNKSPCENCVKREHPSLCSYKPNRSATSKSGSFGTESLTPGKKRPRSPDDADTRSQSNDPREAISTYEPDTAETTRYVGQNSIPALLRERTAANEPQDVNEIRQDMRSLLGLDNSAPFPLMSSRHLDRLTSDISAELPSDREVMKLFRTYKEIPQPFWGFVIDIDDLESRLMVYLEDRAKNARASTKATKPVSASWLAILFAVLAVGSQYHDSPYHVRTRDSQKYIQISFHFLRLGNFLLRPNLDSIQALLMTSFVLLNDMKAEASWALMGLTCRLAQSLGLHRPQQLDGRPSPEAEKREVSRRKLWWTCLWHDTLTSLSFDRSPITNIPCCPIPMSQTAETEGWAYLEAMYHLCKIISQRLNPDAASNATYSQILDNCKAVEHIRDKCLNQLRNKDACKSALDRLQHFAIRLHTSFILSVCCRPALMRSESTRLDAPQKKFLADRCKLNLTETVRMFLAMHQLSVIPTRSWAFTYHGLSSAVLLGILGDSKGDPEVRQLQGDLISALSATAAKEQTSPQPHIHRSDHDIELSGPLSRALMALKNIYDHGSVIGPGPMKESGVNSGAGSGTRTPLQPGTQSGYPIHSLPLPQDSISRMPTSLDPHQNAALAMAEMQQNGGQLGDMQHRHVSLYTRTHMFPSTATDRTISNMPFVFPPPQQNQQQLSDVSNFDPATYMSPMDLYDHIFWDTPDPFGTPVDSMNFDFLAHPPPGQPQQQFYF; from the exons ATGTCGGAGACACAGGACAGCCCGGGGCCCAACCTCGAGGATCTCACACCCGAGGAGGCCAACCGTATCATTCACTCCCACCGCAAAGTGAGATATG GCACTGCATGCTGGCCATGCAGACAGAGGAAAGTTAAGTGTGACAACAAGAGCCCCTGTGAGAACTGCGTCAAGAGAGAACATCCGTCGCTCTGCTCTTACAAGCCCAACCGGTCAGCCACAAGCAAGAGTGGCTCGTTTGGCACCGAGTCCCTCACTCCGGGAAAGAAACGCCCACGGTCTCCAGATGATGCAGACACCCGAAGCCAGAGCAACGACCCTCGTGAAGCCATCAGCACTTACGAACCAGACACGGCCGAGACCACGCGTTATGTTGGCCAGAACAGCATACCAGCTTTGCTCAGAGAACGGACAGCAGCAAACGAACCCCAGGACGTCAACGAGATACGCCAAGACATGCGgtccctcctcggcctcgacaaCTCGGCACCCTTCCCGCTCATGTCTTCCCGTCATCTCGACCGGCTGACCTCTGACATTTCGGCCGAACTTCCCTCTGACCGGGAAGTCATGAA GCTATTCCGAACGTACAAGGAGATTCCCCAGCCATTCTGGGGGTTTGTCATTGATATTGACGACCTTGAATCTCGACTCATGGTGTACCTGGAGGACAGAGCCAAAAATGCCAGGGCGTCCACCAAAGCCACGAAACCCGTCTCTGCGTCATGGCTAGCCATCTTGTTTGCCGTTCTTGCTGTTGGCTCACAGTATCACGATTCACCTTATCATGTGCGAACCCGGGATTCCCAAAAATACATACAGATATCTTTTCACTTTCTTCGTCTTGGAAACTTCCTTTTGAG ACCAAATCTGGACTCCATCCAAGCCTTGCTCATGACGAGCTTTGTGTTGCTTAACGACATGAAGGCCGAGGCATCGTGGGCATTGATGGGCCTCACTTGCCGCCTAGCCCAGTCTCTTGGCCTCCATCGGCCACAACAACTAGATGGTCGGCCGAGCCCAGAAgcggagaagagagaggtgtCACGCCGAAAACTTTG GTGGACTTGCCTATGGCATGATACCCTAACATCACTTTCCTTTGATCG ctcccccatcaccaacatacCATGTTGCCCTATTCCCATGTCCCAAACTGCCGAGACAGAGGGCTGGGCATACCTCGAGGCCATGTACCATCTCTGCAAGATCATATCTCAGCGGCTCAACCCCGACGCTGCCTCCAACGCTACGTACAGTCAGATCTTGGATAACTGCAAGGCCGTCGAACATATCCGGGATAAATGCCTGAATCAGCTGCGGAACAAGGATGCTTGCAAGTCAGCATTGGACCGCCTACAACATTTTGCCATTCGGTTACACACTTCGTTCATTCTGTCAGTTTGCTGTCGGCCAGCTTTGATGCGTTCCGAGAGTACCCGTCTCGACGCGCCACAGAAGAAGTTCCTCGCCGACAGATGCAAGCTGAATCTGACCGAGACAGTGCGCATGTTTCTCGCCATGCACCAGCTTTCAGTCATCCCCACTCGTTCATGGGCCTTCACCTACCATGGGCTTTCCTCGGCTGTGCTTTTGGGAATTCTGGGTGACTCCAAAGGGGATCCTGAAGTCCGCCAACTGCAAGGGGACCTGATATCGGCGCTTtcggcaacagcagccaagGAGCAAACGtccccccaaccacacaTCCATCGGTCTGACCACGATATTGAACTTTCGGGTCCCCTGTCCCGTGCTTTAATGGCACTCAAGAATATCTACGATCATGGATCCGTAATCGGCCCCGGCCCCATGAAGGAGAGCGGTGTGAACTCTGGCGCGGGCTCTGGCACCCGAACACCACTGCAGCCAGGGACTCAATCAGGATATCCTATTCATAGTCTTCCGCTGCCACAGGACTCCATTTCCCGGATGCCCACTAGTTTGGATCCACATCAAAATGCAGCCTTGGCCATGGCAGAGATGCAGCAGAACGGAGGACAATTGGGTGACATGCAACACAGGCATGTATCTCTCTATACCCGGACGCATATGTTCCCATCGACAGCTACTGACAGAACGATCAGCAACATGCCCTTTGTGTTCCCCCCACCACAGCAAAATCAGCAACAATTGAGCGATGTTTCCAATTTTGACCCTGCCACTTACATGTCACCCATGGACCTGTACGACCACATTTTCTGGG ACACTCCTGATCCGTTCGGCACTCCGGTAGACTCGATGAATTTTGACTTTCTTGCACACCCACCACCGGgccaaccacagcagcagtttTACTTCTAG
- a CDS encoding uncharacterized protein (EggNog:ENOG503NYJR; COG:H), with amino-acid sequence MPMPVPMPNNRPLIPATPSKNNKVNETVMGLNFMYGLSIQVPDVSPTRATGHETEEAARHRRIISAIRFLCYKDNEALEHILHDFFYQAKSASQQWVHKPRADSATLPSSQDLPPKAVHPWERAQLEQILCNLLAERQSTLLRAQTLTPMASRSFARSCSDAAATAGIYQAVHDVRSRSPSSAGSAKRRSDDEDYPVRSSKKPRDQAFAPPSLGRSSSTPVSAVPFSKLLDIVPTRQRLNGAVVLETSRRNNHAKSTNWSQQPSFEIDQSSSYWKTDQYSLSSHTTAVNEYQPLRTSHHTAIKKEDGGVAEVVTTTVPFRLSQNSVSRLSQPSVTSKFSCTQQRAGVQDELCEGQNPAAYHFLQQDTTKRLLFPPSNGAPISTKPQVAPAEVIDLTNDFDTDFSEDVRDAVEAEYEIEHLGTRLQPTPTYTPHKPPVLPPPYRQPTQHHAQHHRHQPQQQQQQQQVQQVEQLPPRKQATQPPRAPKAALASLATIRTRLDHTWPRFPTWLADAPLAVAWEVTRILHHCNVDPEHESLVYLTEWATSDITDIRSSLCRLDIFRGKTFPERPPSDVFAAALNNFELNGSIVLMSISLDFNPDKDKQAPLFLVDMKPLRLDQGCRLTRRFGADRFLEVLLSSPTASSAPDLIKNAEPHGAEEVIKWLTSSAHSLVGRHWRAFFAKDAGFRRPIKEYSLAPEEKTTIVSKERLHFFAETGTNFQRAKALTVPPLNEPMGRHTDCTVSQMLNWLLNLDEPKNQSQPHLKLFSRIQLGLSKTFPTVIFSASQIFVQPQDMLSPIGKVMNDGVGRMSRTVARKIRDIMGLTEIPSAVQGRIGSAKGMWIMDVLDTGDEEWIETWLSQRKWECNPQTVDIHQRTLEIRAYATELKSAGLNLQFLPVLEDRAKDKAQMKRAIGARLTNDLKKEFDDQKAAFKHPLLLRQWLHENWSGRADRVKNGEVAFLGGLPEKKEEVLNLLLSSGFDPKHQKYIQDIAWELQKQKCDILSTKLNIKVGRSAYIYMVVDFWGVLEEGEVHVGFSSKFRNDADDTSYTLLSDCDVLVARSPAHFASDVQRVRAVFKPQLHALKDVIVFSSKGNVPLAEKLSGGDYDGDMAWVCWDPLIVENFVNAAVPEEPDLSAYLGKDKTTFSDLMLATGEQSPDAAVYDMIEKSFQFSMQPNFLGMCTNYKEKLCYHNNSVGDETAIWLGALVGKLVDQSKQGILFDKGSWERLRKEKFGPHNMQPPDPAYKGDHWSGQDEPRHIIDYLKFFIAKPAISREKDALNELINSRGTDTLANSNSAAHYWDPHLVSYFRSFEEAGQGSKTIRGILQWLKNDIAQLEKDWKTSMAKGKGRNSKFSYPETVTQIFGGWNVIQPRTSESMPLKLDPETALLFGGNGPYDPWTVLKASATFKQCYKMAPKFAWAMAGRQLAYIKALNLGSSQIPLVLTPLMYAGLNADGKFVKQFVARLEHDGTQYGEMEDRDSDWDED; translated from the exons ATGCCAATGCCAGTCCCAATGCCAAACAACAGGCCATTGATTCCTGCTACACCTAGCAAGAATAACAAGGTCAATGAAACAGTCATGGGCCTCAATTTTATGTACGGCCTCAGCATACAGGTCCCCGATGTCTCTCCCACCAGAGCCACCGGACACGAAACGGAAGAAGCTGCACGCCATCGTCGTATCATCTCGGCCATTCGCTTTCTCTGCTACAAAGACAACGAAGCTTTGGAGCATATACTCCATGATTTTTTTTATCAGGCAAAGTCCGCCAGCCAGCAATGGGTCCACAAGCCACGGGCAGATTCAGCAACCTTGCCCTCGTCTCAAGATTTACCCCCAAAAGCCGTCCACCCCTGGGAACGAGCCCAACTCGAGCAAATTCTGTGCAATCTTCTTGCGGAACGTCAAAGCACTTTGCTGAGGGCGCAGACCTTGACTCCCATGGCATCCAGGTCCTTCGCTCGATCCTGTAGcgatgctgctgctaccGCAGGAATATACCAGGCCGTTCACGATGTGAGATCAAGGTCACCCTCTTCTGCTGGCTCTGCGAAGCGCCGTTCGGATGACGAAGATTACCCAGTTCGAAGCAGCAAGAAGCCACGGGATCAAGCTTTTGCTCCTCCATCACTGGGTcgttcatcatcaactcctGTCTCGGCTGTCCCCTTCTCCAAACTCTTGGATATCGTACCGACTCGTCAGCGTTTGAATGGGGCAGTAGTGCTCGAGACAAGCCGACGGAACAACCACGCCAAATCGACAAACTGGTCACAGCAACCGTCTTTTGAGATTGACCAAAGTTCGAGTTACTGGAAGACGGATCAATACAGCCTCTCAAGCCATACAACGGCGGTGAACGAATACCAACCGCTCAGGACCAGCCACCACACAGCCATTaagaaggaggatggcggtgtAGCGGAGGTGGTAACGACGACAGTCCCATTCCGGCTTTCACAAAACAGTGTTTCTCGGCTATCTCAACCTTCAGTCACCTCAAAATTCAGCTGCACTCAGCAACGGGCCGGTGTTCAGGACGAGCTTTGCGAAGGGCAGAATCCAGCTGCATATCACTTTCTTCAACAGGACACAACCAAGCGGCTCTTGTTTCCCCCAAGCAATGGAGCCCCAATATCAACTAAGCCCCAAGTTGCGCCAGCAGAGGTCATAGATTTGACCAACGATTTCGATACCGACTTTTCAGAAGACGTTAGGGATGCGGTGGAGGCCGAGTACGAAATCGAGCATCTTGGAACACGGCTGCAGCCGACGCCCACTTACACGCCTCACAAGCCACCGGTCTTGCCACCGCCTTACCGTCAGCCTACCCAACACCATGCACAACATCACCGCCACcagccacaacaacagcagcaacaacaacaggtcCAACAGGTCGAGCAACTCCCGCCCCGTAAGCAAGCCACACAGCCCCCCAGGGCACCAAAAGCAGCACTGGCAAGTTTGGCCACGATTCGGACGCGACTGGACCACACCTGGC CAAGATTTCCGACCTGGTTAGCGGATGCCCCTCTGGCAGTGGCATGGGAAGTGACGAGGATCCTTCACCATTGCAACGTGGACCCAGAACACGAATCCCTCGTTTATCTAACCGAGTGGGCAACATCGGATATCACCGACATTCGAAGCAGCTTGTGCCGACTCGACATCTTTCGAGGCAAGACCTTTCCAGAACGCCCGCCTTCGGATGTTTTCGCTGCCGCCCTGAACAATTTCGAGCTCAACGGAAGTATTGTTCTTATGTCCATCAGTCTGGACTTCAATCCAGACAAGGATAAGCAAGCGCCCCTATTTTTGGTTGATATGAAACCCCTGCGACTTGACCAAGGGTGTAGGCTAACGCGTCGGTTTGGCGCTGACCGTTTCCTCGAGGTCCTTCTGTCGTCACCTACTGCTAGCTCGGCTCCTGATCTGATCAAGAATGCCGAGCCACACGGTGCTGAAGAGGTTATTAAATGGCTTACTAGCAGTGCTCATAGCCTGGTTGGACGGCATTGGAGAGCTTTCTTCGCCAAGGATGCCGGGTTCCGCAGGCCCATCAAAGAATACAGCCTGGCGCCTGAAGAGAAGACCACAATTGTTTCCAAAGAGCGCCTGCACTTTTTTGCCGAGACAGGAACCAACTTCCAACGGGCCAAGGCATTGACGGTGCCCCCCCTCAATGAGCCCATGGGTCGCCACACTGATTGTACAGTGAGCCAGATGCTGAACTGGCTACTCAACCTGGACGAGCCCAAGAATCAGTCACAGCCGCATCTCAAGCTTTTCTCTCGCATCCAGCTGGGATTAAGCAAAACCTTCCCAACCGTCATTTTCAGCGCTTCCCAGATTTTTGTTCAGCCGCAAGACATGCTGTCACCGATTGGCAAGGTCATGAACGACGGCGTCGGACGCATGTCACGAACGGTGGCTCGAAAAATCAGAGACATCATGGGTCTCACAGAGATCCCCTCGGCAGTTCAGGGCCGCATCGGCTCCGCCAAAGGAATGTGGATTATGGATGTACTTGATACAGGCGACGAAGAATGGATCGAGACATGGCTGTCGCAACGGAAGTGGGAATGTAACCCTCAGACGGTCGACATCCACCAACGAACTCTCGAAATACGGGCGTACGCAACTGAACTCAAGTCGGCTGGTTTGAATCTGCAGTTCCTCCCCGTCTTGGAGGATAGAGCCAAAGACAAGGCTCAGATGAAGCGTGCCATAGGCGCACGTCTCACCAATGATCTCAAAAAGGAGTTTGACGACCAAAAGGCTGCTTTCAAGCATCCTCTCCTGCTACGTCAGTGGTTGCATGAGAACTGGAGTGGACGGGCAGACAGAGTAAAGAACG GAGAGGTGGCCTTTCTGGGAGGCCTGCCCgagaaaaaggaagaagTTCTGAATCTGTTGCTCAGCAGTGGTTTCGATCCCAAGCACCAAAAGTACATTCAAGACATTGCGTGGGAACTCCAGAAGCAAAAGTGCGATATCTTGAGCACAAAGCTCAACATCAAGGTCGGCCGATCGGCCTACATCTACATGGTCGTTGACTTTTGGGGAGtcctggaggagggggaagtcCATGTCGGCTTCTCTTCCAAGTTCAGGAACGACGCCGATGACACCTCCTATACCCTTCTCTCCGATTGTGATGTTCTTGTCGCGCGGTCTCCTGCCCACTTTGCCAGTGACGTGCAAAGGGTGCGAGCTGTCTTCAAACCACAGCTGCACGCCTTGAAGGACGTCATTGTCTTCTCGTCAAAAGGGAACGTTCCACTCGCCGAAAAGCTTTCCGGTGGAGACTACGACGGTGACATGGCTTGGGTTTGTTGGGATCCTCTGATCGTGGAAAACTTCGTCAACGCAGCGGTGCCAGAAGAGCCGGATCTGTCGGCATATTTGGGAAAAGACAAGACCACCTTTTCCGATCTCATGTTGGCGACAGGTGAACAGAGCCCAGATGCTGCTGTGTACGACATGATTGAGAAAAGCTTTCAGTTTTCAATGCAGCCCAACTTTCTGGGCATGTGCACAAACTACAAAGAGAAGCTTTGCTATCACAACAACAGCGTTGGAGATGAGACTGCCATCTGGCTCGGCGCCCTCGTGGGGAAATTGGTCGACCAAAGCAAACAGGGTATTCTTTTCGACAAAGGCAGCTGGGAGCGTCTGCGAAAGGAGAAGTTTGGCCCACACAATATGCAGCCTCCAGACCCGGCATACAAAGGCGACCACTGGAGCGGGCAGGATGAACCACGGCACATCATCGACTACCTCAAGTTTTTCATCGCCAAACCGGCCATTAGTCGTGAAAAGGACGCCCTGAACGAGTTGATCAACTCCCGTGGCACCGACACCCTTGCCAATAGCAACTCAGCGGCACATTATTGGGATCCACATCTTGTTAGCTACTTCAGAAGCTTTGAAGAGGCAGGCCAGGGTTCCAAGACAATCCGCGGCATACTCCAGTGGCTGAAGAACGATATTGCGCAATTGGAGAAGGACTGGAAGACAAGCATGGCCAAAGGCAAGGGCCGTAACTCCAAGTTCTCGTACCCAGAAACCGTCACTCAAATCTTTGGAGGGTGGAACGTCATCCAACCGCGAACATCCGAGTCGATGCCCCTCAAACTAGACCCTGAGACGGCCTTGCTTTTTGGTGGTAACGGCCCCTATGACCCATGGACGGTGCTCAAGGCCAGTGCCACTTTTAAGCAGTGCTACAAAATGGCGCCCAAATTTGCCTGGGCAATGGCTGGTAGACAACTGGCGTATATCAAGGCATTGAACTTGGGATCATCTCAAATTCCCCTCGTCCTCACGCCGCTCATGTATGCGGGACTCAATGCAGATGGTAAATTTGTCAAGCAGTTTGTGGCTCGACTCGAGCATGACGGGACTCAATATGGCGAGATGGAGGATAGGGATTCGGACTGGGATGAAGACTAG
- a CDS encoding uncharacterized protein (CAZy:AA3; EggNog:ENOG503PA8A; COG:E) → MNILSLEVLTMKLCWLSTPFVSLAAKMKLPLGSSSNGGGGASSLLSLSLLLTLNPLTATAQTAPRDGAIYDYIVVGSGPGGGVVASNLAKAGYSVLILEAGDDSPGQGFGRYTPTVTWDFFVKHYPEGDPRDNKYSHLTWRTREGRYWVGQSGAPAGSTLLGVYYPRGSTLGGSSMINAMVTWLPSDSDWNFHANVTGDDSWRAENMHAIFKKIEKNNYATRGAANAANHGFDGFFQTNMGSMTQQRQLGQLSGNRVMQTYAQDWGLSGQSMNNLLTRDPNEINPNRDQTSSIYGLVTHAFSNGNRYSSRNYIQDTQRTVGSNLTVSLTSLATKILFDTTSKCDGTAAKPRATGVEYLFGRSLYKGDSRRAANAQGTKRTAYARREVILSGGAFNSPQLLQLSGIGDAALLKQYNIPLIKDLPGVGQNLMDNQEMPIVGTGSAGSGLAEVSMFKTKHPAHGERDMFLMGGQGFLFRGFWPDNPVRTPTEPRSPYGVSMVKGSSLNNKGWVKIRSSDPTETPEINFNHFAPGSELDMEAMKDTVAWIRTVYSRVGITTVEPPCNAGPDANGYCGKEDENWIHERTFGHHPTSTNRIGADNDPLAVLDSKFRVRGVSGLRVVDASAFARIPGVFPAVSTFMISQKASDDMLAELKDGQAVKVCVNGVLIS, encoded by the exons ATGAACATACTGTCGCTGGAGGTATTGACAATGAAACTTTGCTGGCTCTCTACCCCCTTTGTCTCGTTGGCGGCCAAGATGAAGCTACCATTGGGCTCCTCAAGCaacggaggcggaggcgcTTCCAGCCTCTTGTCACTTTCTCTTTTGCTGACTCTCAACCCACTCACAGCAACTGCTCAAACGGCCCCCCGAGATGGCGCTATCTACGATTACATCGTCGTTGGGAGCGGCCCCGGAGGCGGTGTTGTCGCTTCAAATCTTGCCAAAGCGGGCTATTCCGTTCTGATCCTCGAAGCTGGTGACGACAGTCCGGGACAAGGCTTCGGTCGTTACACCCCCACCGTTACGTGGGATTTCTTCGTGAAGCACTATCCAGAGGGCGATCCAAGAGACAACAAATATAGTCATCTCACCTGGAGGACAAGAGAGGGCAGGTATTGGGTTGGACAGAGTGGTGCACCGGCTGGCTCTACGCTGCTTGGAGTGTATTATCCTCGCGGTTCCACACTCGGTGGCTCGTCCATGATCAACGCCATGGTCACTTGGCTGCCGAGTGATAGCGATTGGAACTTTCATGCCAATGTCACAGGGGATGACAGCTGGCG AGCCGAGAACATGCACGCCATTTTCAAGAAGATTGAAAAGAACAACTATGCCACCCGTGGAGCTGCCAACGCGGCAAACCATGGCTTCGACGGCTTTTTCCAGACCAACATGGGCTCCATGACCCAACAGCGCCAGCTCGGCCAGCTCTCGGGCAACCGTGTGATGCAGACATATGCGCAAGACTGGGGCCTATCCGGGCAGTCCATGAACAACTTGTTGACTCGTGACCCGAACGaaatcaaccccaaccgcgATCAGACCTCCTCGATCTACGGTCTCGTCACCCATGCCTTCTCCAATGGCAACCGATACTCCTCCCGCAACTACATCCAAGACACACAGCGCACTGTCGGCTCCAACCTCACCGTCTCTCTTACCTCCCTCGCGACCAAGATTCTCTTTGATACAACCTCCAAATGCGATGGCACTGCGGCCAAGCCCCGCGCCACTGGAGTTGAGTACTTGTTCGGACGCTCTCTATATAAGGGTGACTCGCGCCGCGCTGCCAATGCCCAAGGCACCAAGCGCACTGCTTACGCCCGCCGCGAGGTCATCCTCTCGGGAGGTGCCTTCAACTCccctcagctcctccagctgtCGGGTATTGGAGATGCAGCCCTCCTGAAGCAGTACAATATTCCTTTGATCAAAGATCTGCCCGGTGTCGGTCAAAACCTCATGGACAATCAAGAAATGCCCATCGTTGGCACTGGCAGCGCCGGCTCCGGTTTGGCGGAAGTTTCAATGTTTAAGACCAAGCACCCGGCCCACGGGGAGAGAGACATGTTCCTAATGGGTGGCCAAGGGTTCCTGTTCAGAGGTTTCTGGCCTGATAACCCGGTTCGCACCCCAACTGAGCCGCGCAGCCCGTACGGTGTCTCCATGGTGAAGGgatcctccctcaacaacaagggCTGGGTCAAGATTAGAAGCTCAGACCCGACCGAGACTCCAGAGATCAACTTTAACCATTTCGCGCCCGGTTCTGAGTTGGACATGGAGGCCATGAAGGACACTGTCGCTTGGATCAGAACGGTGTACTCCCGTGTAGGTATCACCACCGTGGAGCCACCGTGCAATGCCGGACCAGATGCGAATGGATACTGCGGGAAGGAGGATGAAAACTGGATTCATGAGCGGACCTTTGGGCACCACCCTACTTCTACCAATAGAATCGGGGCGGACAATGACCcgctggcggtgctggaCAGCAAGTTTAGGGTTAGAGGGGTGAGTGGGTTGAGAGTGGTGGATGCAAGCGCCTTTGCGCGGATCCCGGGGGTCTTCCCTGCTGTGTCGACGTTCATGATCAGCCAGAAGGCGAGTGACGATATGTTGGCCGAGTTGAAGGATGGGCAGGCGGTCAAGGTTTGCGTGAACGGCGTGTTGATTTCATGA
- a CDS encoding uncharacterized protein (EggNog:ENOG503PFSI), with translation MGHVPKPCYDTAAANSYCDPHDIDVWDATYIDNIRLNFWKRCKVSKLFCQCIFSPTTIEILATDFGKLPVKARQWIDTVSSYPGPEAAQPGTAEITLTSSEIAPQSYLICMVPRSRSQLGLLDHTSPCQSARNLLLQRRPDDSDAWRMRKGKESTPKLRAEERVGLRGSNTKSRVQRRLSS, from the exons ATGGGGCATGTTCCCAAGCCTTGCTACGATACTGCGGCCGCAAATAGCTACTGCGATCCTCACGACATTGACGTGTGGGATGCCACCTACATTGAT AATATAAGACTGAACTTCTGGAAAAGGTGCAAGGTTTCAAAACTCTTTTGCCAATGCATCTTTTCTCCAACGACTATCGAAATCCTGGCCACTGACTTCGG CAAGCTTCCCGTCAAGGCTCGTCAGTGGATCGACACAGTGTCAAGCTACCCGGGCCCCGAGGCTGCTCAGCCTGGAACGGCGGAGATCACCTTGACTTCCTCGGAGATTGCGCCGCAAAGTTACCTTATCTGTATGGTTCCAAGAAGTCGCTCACAGCTTGGACTGCTGGACCACACCTCGCCCTGCCAATCTGCCCGAAACCTTTTGTTACAGAGACGCCCTGACGACTCTGATGcatggaggatgaggaaggggaaagaaTCGACGCCTAAGTTGAGGGCTGAGGAGCGAGTTGGGTTGAGAGGGAGCAACACAAAGTCTAGGGTTCAAAGAAGATTAAGCTCGTGA